A genomic segment from Cyanobium sp. NIES-981 encodes:
- a CDS encoding alpha/beta hydrolase has protein sequence MQVIAMHGWCGIGRAWAPMAEAARRLGWSWQSGERGYGSIPPMVPGWRGGSPRVVIAHSLGPHLLPAAVLEQADTVVLLASFGRFVPEGAAGRPVRRALEGMERCLRGVDPTPMLQSFLERAADPQPWSALPETVLDEPLRQPGLQRLLQDLQLLAHCRGLPAGFPVGARCLIVEAGADRIVAPEARQKLRVVLPGAEHLLLPDAGHALLVPDLGERVLGWIGSL, from the coding sequence ATGCAGGTGATCGCCATGCATGGTTGGTGCGGCATCGGACGCGCCTGGGCCCCCATGGCAGAAGCGGCGCGACGCCTCGGCTGGAGCTGGCAGAGCGGCGAGCGGGGCTATGGATCGATCCCCCCCATGGTGCCCGGCTGGCGGGGCGGCTCACCGCGGGTAGTGATCGCCCACTCCCTGGGCCCGCATCTCCTGCCCGCTGCCGTGCTGGAGCAGGCTGACACCGTGGTGCTGCTCGCCAGCTTCGGCCGGTTCGTGCCCGAAGGGGCAGCCGGCCGCCCCGTGCGCAGGGCCCTGGAGGGCATGGAACGGTGCCTGCGGGGCGTGGACCCCACCCCGATGCTGCAGTCCTTTCTGGAACGGGCCGCCGATCCCCAGCCCTGGAGCGCGCTGCCGGAGACGGTCCTGGACGAGCCCCTGCGCCAGCCGGGCCTGCAGCGGCTGCTCCAGGATCTGCAGCTTCTGGCCCACTGCCGCGGCCTGCCGGCCGGATTTCCCGTCGGGGCCCGCTGCCTGATTGTGGAGGCAGGGGCCGACCGGATCGTGGCACCGGAAGCACGGCAGAAGCTGCGCGTGGTCTTGCCCGGCGCGGAGCACCTCCTCCTCCCGGACGCGGGACACGCGCTGCTGGTGCCGGATCTGGGGGAGCGGGTGCTCGGATGGATCGGATCACTCTGA
- a CDS encoding high light inducible protein: MSSSSSTKQRPLTALGTPVPLRRLPRYGFHPHTERLNGRLAMLGFVALVAVEWWLGHGLLIWS, encoded by the coding sequence ATGTCCTCTTCGTCCTCCACAAAGCAGCGGCCGCTGACCGCCCTGGGTACCCCTGTGCCCCTGCGGCGGCTGCCCCGCTACGGATTCCATCCCCATACCGAACGGCTGAATGGCCGGCTGGCCATGCTGGGCTTTGTGGCGCTGGTGGCCGTGGAGTGGTGGCTCGGCCATGGGCTGCTGATCTGGTCATGA
- the bioD gene encoding dethiobiotin synthase, with protein MTPTPPVKLVVCGTDTDVGKTVVSAWLVQGLGAHYWKPVQSGLDGGGDAGRVQALLDLPAGRLCPEAYRLREPASPHWAAELEGVRIDPGRLALPSVPGPLVVETAGGLLVPLRRDWLQIEQLQQWQLPVVLVARSGLGTLNHTLLSLEALSRREITVLGLILNGPAHPDNPRTLTELGGVPLIGHLPPLPNLLASALQAEWQRQRIAHRLQTLITARQPGGWRCSDADRPADP; from the coding sequence GTGACCCCCACGCCGCCCGTGAAGTTGGTGGTCTGCGGCACCGACACCGATGTGGGCAAGACCGTGGTGAGCGCCTGGCTGGTGCAGGGGCTCGGGGCGCACTACTGGAAGCCGGTGCAGAGCGGGCTGGATGGCGGTGGCGATGCGGGCCGGGTGCAGGCCCTGCTGGACCTGCCCGCCGGTCGCCTCTGTCCCGAGGCCTACCGGCTGCGGGAACCCGCTTCCCCCCACTGGGCGGCGGAACTCGAGGGAGTGCGGATCGATCCCGGGCGTCTGGCGCTGCCATCCGTGCCTGGGCCCCTGGTGGTGGAAACCGCCGGCGGCCTGCTGGTGCCCCTGCGGCGGGACTGGCTGCAGATCGAGCAACTGCAGCAATGGCAACTGCCGGTGGTGCTGGTGGCCCGCAGCGGCCTGGGCACCCTCAACCACACCCTGCTGTCCCTGGAGGCACTGAGCCGGCGCGAGATCACCGTGCTGGGCCTGATTCTGAACGGTCCGGCCCATCCCGACAATCCACGCACCCTGACCGAGCTGGGCGGCGTGCCCCTGATCGGCCATCTGCCTCCCCTGCCGAACCTCCTTGCCAGCGCCCTCCAGGCGGAATGGCAACGCCAGCGGATCGCCCATAGATTGCAGACGCTGATCACAGCCCGGCAACCGGGAGGATGGCGATGCAGCGACGCCGATCGGCCCGCAGATCCATGA
- the rlmN gene encoding 23S rRNA (adenine(2503)-C(2))-methyltransferase RlmN, which yields MTAGATLPLLGQNLSALETWAIQHGQPAFRGRQIHDGLYAKGARSLDQLTVLPKAWRQQLQADPPKGASDWLGRSRELQRSVARDGTTKLLLATADGLSLEAVGIPAPGRLTVCVSSQVGCPMACRFCATGKGGLQRSLAVHEIVDQVLSVREVMGERPSHVVFMGMGEPLLNVDAVLDAIGCLCEDLGMAQRQITVSTVGVPHTLPTLAERALQRLGRAQFTLAVSLHAPNQSLRENLIPTARAYPIEALLDDCRRYVAITGRRVSFEYILLGGLNDQTHHATALARLLRGFQSHVNLIPYNPIEEEDFKRPSPATVEAFRQALRASRTAVSVRASRGLDADAACGQLRRRHQAVAQAGG from the coding sequence ATGACCGCAGGGGCGACCCTCCCCCTGCTCGGGCAGAACCTGTCTGCCCTGGAGACCTGGGCGATCCAGCACGGACAGCCGGCCTTTCGTGGCCGCCAGATTCACGACGGCCTCTACGCCAAGGGGGCCCGCAGCCTGGATCAGCTCACGGTGCTGCCGAAAGCCTGGCGCCAGCAACTCCAGGCTGATCCCCCGAAGGGAGCGTCCGACTGGCTGGGGCGTTCCCGCGAGCTTCAGCGCAGCGTGGCCCGGGATGGAACCACCAAACTGCTGCTGGCCACTGCCGATGGCCTCAGCCTCGAAGCGGTCGGAATCCCTGCCCCCGGACGGCTCACGGTGTGTGTGAGCAGTCAGGTGGGATGCCCCATGGCCTGCCGCTTCTGCGCCACCGGCAAGGGGGGGCTGCAGCGCTCGCTCGCGGTGCATGAGATCGTCGACCAGGTCCTGAGCGTCCGTGAGGTGATGGGGGAGCGCCCCAGCCACGTGGTGTTCATGGGCATGGGGGAGCCTCTGCTGAATGTCGATGCCGTCCTGGACGCCATCGGCTGCCTCTGTGAGGACCTCGGAATGGCTCAGCGGCAGATCACGGTGAGCACCGTGGGTGTGCCCCATACGCTCCCGACCCTGGCGGAGCGGGCCCTTCAGCGCCTCGGCCGCGCCCAGTTCACCCTGGCCGTGAGCCTGCATGCGCCCAACCAGAGCCTGCGTGAGAACCTCATCCCCACGGCGCGGGCCTACCCGATCGAAGCGCTCCTGGACGACTGCCGCCGCTACGTGGCGATCACGGGACGGCGCGTGAGCTTCGAGTACATCCTGCTTGGGGGACTGAATGACCAGACCCACCACGCCACCGCACTCGCCCGGTTGCTGCGGGGGTTTCAGAGTCACGTCAATCTCATTCCCTACAACCCCATCGAGGAGGAAGATTTCAAGCGCCCCTCCCCTGCGACCGTCGAGGCCTTTCGTCAGGCCTTGCGCGCGTCCCGCACGGCCGTCAGCGTGCGGGCCAGCCGTGGTCTTGATGCGGATGCGGCCTGCGGGCAGCTGCGCAGGCGTCACCAGGCGGTTGCGCAGGCCGGTGGCTGA
- a CDS encoding HEAT repeat domain-containing protein — MSVPPPDPPPEQPGPPGPYPESPQELYLDPEVLAQELAQELLGDPLDEIDGADASSVDVAAECDLGLSLLQGPHEQRMQGLRIFCEHRDPRAVPLLLPLLSASCPILRMSAVYALGRNPSPQAVAPLLSLLGGDDNGYVRKAVAWSLGNYPDAPVLNPLIRALQVDIAAVRLWAASSLADAGGTGPAKADPAAAQLLLSLRIDSEPAVRSNSAWGLGRLYPDLVEPRQRDVVESLLHAMLHDAESGVRDEARLALEQLEQPEVLERLQTLVDEGLLA, encoded by the coding sequence GTGAGTGTTCCGCCCCCCGACCCCCCGCCTGAGCAGCCCGGGCCTCCTGGTCCCTATCCCGAAAGCCCCCAGGAGCTGTACCTCGATCCGGAGGTTCTGGCCCAGGAGCTGGCCCAGGAACTGCTGGGGGACCCTCTCGATGAGATCGATGGAGCCGATGCCTCCAGTGTCGATGTGGCAGCGGAGTGCGATCTCGGCCTCAGCCTGCTCCAGGGTCCGCACGAGCAGCGGATGCAGGGGTTGCGCATCTTCTGCGAACACCGGGACCCCCGCGCGGTGCCCCTGCTGCTGCCCCTGCTGTCCGCCAGCTGTCCGATCCTCCGCATGAGTGCGGTGTACGCCCTCGGCCGCAACCCCAGTCCCCAGGCCGTGGCCCCCCTCCTCAGCCTGCTGGGCGGCGACGACAACGGCTACGTCCGCAAGGCGGTCGCCTGGAGTCTGGGGAACTACCCCGATGCTCCGGTGCTCAATCCCCTGATCCGGGCCCTCCAGGTGGACATCGCCGCGGTGCGTCTCTGGGCGGCGAGCTCCCTGGCGGATGCCGGCGGCACGGGGCCCGCCAAGGCAGACCCCGCCGCAGCCCAGTTGCTGCTCAGCCTCCGCATCGACAGTGAGCCCGCCGTGCGCAGCAACAGCGCCTGGGGGCTCGGGCGCCTCTACCCCGATCTCGTCGAACCCCGCCAGCGGGACGTGGTGGAATCCCTGCTCCACGCCATGCTGCACGACGCCGAATCCGGGGTGCGCGATGAGGCCCGCCTGGCCCTCGAGCAGCTGGAGCAGCCGGAGGTGCTGGAGCGGCTGCAGACCCTGGTGGATGAGGGCCTGCTGGCCTGA
- a CDS encoding methyltransferase domain-containing protein, giving the protein MDRITLNPAHQAPAQLRVVEGFALRASRYNHHARLQRSLAWRLAHHSLELPLPSGPMADLGAGSGLVGQALLQQGFQGRLLQVDACPALLAHNPLAARHGALLWDLNQGLPAELGNSALLISSFVLQWLDRPAERLETWCRQLAPGGWLLLAVPTAGSFPQWTGAARAAGVRCTRWPLPSSHGLTAMAAGQLEIHLLRRLHFSLTYADGLAFLQQLKELGAGTSRQPPLAPQELRRLLQHWPSSGLVTWNVLLLIGQKLP; this is encoded by the coding sequence ATGGATCGGATCACTCTGAACCCGGCCCACCAGGCTCCGGCCCAACTCCGGGTTGTGGAGGGTTTTGCCCTGCGGGCCAGCCGCTACAACCACCATGCGCGGCTGCAGCGGAGCCTGGCCTGGCGGCTGGCCCATCACAGCCTGGAGCTGCCGCTGCCCAGCGGTCCGATGGCTGATCTGGGGGCGGGCAGTGGACTGGTAGGCCAGGCCCTGCTGCAGCAGGGCTTTCAGGGCAGGCTGCTGCAGGTGGACGCCTGCCCTGCGCTGCTGGCCCACAATCCACTGGCAGCCCGGCACGGTGCCTTGCTCTGGGACCTCAACCAGGGGCTCCCCGCCGAGCTGGGGAATTCCGCCCTGCTGATCTCCAGCTTCGTTCTGCAGTGGCTGGACCGGCCAGCGGAGCGACTGGAGACCTGGTGCCGGCAGCTCGCACCGGGGGGATGGCTGCTTCTGGCTGTTCCCACCGCGGGAAGCTTCCCCCAGTGGACCGGGGCCGCCCGGGCCGCCGGGGTTCGCTGCACCCGCTGGCCGTTGCCCAGCAGCCACGGCCTGACGGCCATGGCTGCTGGGCAACTCGAGATTCACCTGCTGCGGCGGCTTCACTTCAGCCTGACGTACGCCGATGGCCTCGCCTTCCTGCAGCAGCTCAAGGAGCTGGGGGCAGGCACCAGCCGTCAACCCCCGTTGGCCCCCCAGGAACTGCGGCGGCTGCTGCAGCATTGGCCCAGCTCTGGGTTGGTGACGTGGAACGTGCTGCTGCTGATCGGCCAGAAGCTCCCGTGA
- a CDS encoding sodium:solute symporter family protein — protein MHTIDWLILIGYLVASLMLGLWLARRNRDEADYFVAGRRLSGWLAGASMAATTFSVDTPLYVAGLVGVRGLAGNWEWWSFGVAHVAMAVVFAPLWRRSGVLTDAAFTELRYGGATAAWLRGIKAFLFALPINCIGIGYAFLAMAKVSEALGLAPTPQARFTLLAIVGVLVLVYTAAGGLWAVVVTDMVQLVLALAGATAVAVAAVQAAGGMDALLASLRALERPELLSLVPWQLQDGQLRWIDSAGISISTFSAYIALQWWSFRRSDGGGEFIQRLLATRNEREARVASWVFLGVNYLLRSWPWILVALAAVVLLPDQTDWEQSYPLLAVRLLPPVALGLVVVSLVAAFMSTVSTAVNWGASYLTHDLYQRFMRPAASQRELLLVGQLASVLLVVLGVLTALVSTSIGTVFRLVIAIGTGPGVVLVLRWFWWRVNAAAELAAMVGGFVVGFGTSVLPMVRIDDYGERLLFTTGITALLWVVVMYATPPESAPVLERFVRQVRPAGPGWRLWRQRTGVEPQESLLDLVAQLMFSCAVLFGALLGLGGFLLKLPLWGWGGLVTAVLGAVALRQLPQLQAGLRRALGQTLQG, from the coding sequence TTGCACACGATCGATTGGCTGATCCTGATCGGCTACCTGGTGGCCAGCCTGATGCTGGGCCTCTGGCTGGCCCGTCGCAACCGCGACGAGGCCGATTACTTCGTGGCCGGCCGGCGCCTCAGCGGTTGGCTGGCGGGCGCCTCCATGGCCGCCACAACGTTTTCAGTGGACACCCCTCTGTACGTGGCGGGCCTGGTGGGGGTCCGCGGTCTGGCCGGCAACTGGGAGTGGTGGAGTTTCGGTGTGGCCCATGTGGCCATGGCGGTGGTGTTCGCGCCGTTGTGGCGCCGCAGCGGTGTGCTCACCGATGCGGCCTTCACCGAGCTGCGCTACGGCGGTGCCACGGCGGCCTGGCTGCGGGGCATCAAGGCGTTCCTGTTCGCCCTGCCGATCAACTGCATCGGCATCGGCTACGCCTTCCTGGCCATGGCCAAGGTGAGCGAAGCCCTGGGCCTGGCCCCCACCCCCCAGGCCCGGTTCACCCTGCTGGCGATCGTGGGGGTCTTGGTGCTGGTGTACACGGCCGCCGGGGGGCTCTGGGCCGTGGTGGTCACGGACATGGTGCAGCTGGTGCTGGCCCTGGCGGGCGCCACGGCCGTGGCCGTGGCCGCCGTTCAGGCCGCGGGCGGGATGGATGCCCTGCTGGCCAGCCTGCGGGCGCTGGAGCGGCCCGAACTCCTCTCCCTGGTGCCGTGGCAGCTCCAGGACGGCCAGCTGCGCTGGATCGACAGTGCCGGGATCTCGATCTCCACCTTCAGCGCCTACATCGCCCTGCAGTGGTGGAGCTTCCGGCGCAGCGACGGTGGCGGCGAGTTCATCCAGCGGCTGCTCGCCACCCGCAATGAGCGTGAAGCCCGGGTGGCCAGCTGGGTGTTCCTCGGGGTGAACTACCTGCTGCGCAGCTGGCCCTGGATCCTGGTGGCCCTGGCCGCCGTGGTGCTGCTGCCCGACCAGACCGACTGGGAACAGAGCTATCCCCTGCTGGCGGTGCGGCTGCTGCCCCCGGTGGCCCTGGGCCTGGTGGTGGTGTCCCTCGTGGCGGCGTTCATGAGCACCGTGAGCACGGCGGTGAATTGGGGGGCGAGTTACCTCACCCACGACCTCTACCAGCGCTTCATGCGTCCGGCTGCGTCCCAGCGGGAGCTGCTGCTGGTGGGCCAGCTGGCCTCCGTTCTGCTGGTGGTGCTCGGGGTGCTCACCGCCCTGGTGAGCACCAGCATCGGCACCGTGTTCCGGCTGGTGATCGCCATCGGCACCGGGCCCGGCGTGGTGCTGGTGCTGCGCTGGTTCTGGTGGAGGGTCAACGCGGCTGCGGAGCTGGCGGCGATGGTGGGCGGCTTCGTCGTGGGCTTCGGCACCTCGGTGCTGCCCATGGTGCGCATCGACGACTACGGCGAGCGTCTGCTCTTCACCACGGGGATCACCGCCCTGCTCTGGGTGGTGGTGATGTATGCCACCCCACCCGAATCAGCCCCGGTGCTGGAGCGGTTCGTCCGCCAGGTGCGCCCTGCCGGACCGGGCTGGCGTCTGTGGCGTCAGCGCACCGGCGTGGAGCCCCAGGAGAGCCTGCTCGACCTGGTGGCCCAGCTGATGTTCAGCTGTGCGGTCCTGTTCGGCGCCCTGTTGGGGCTGGGCGGCTTCCTGCTGAAGCTGCCGCTCTGGGGATGGGGTGGGCTGGTCACGGCCGTGCTGGGGGCGGTGGCGCTGCGCCAGCTGCCTCAGTTGCAGGCCGGTTTGCGTCGCGCCCTGGGCCAGACCCTGCAGGGGTGA
- a CDS encoding DUF2997 domain-containing protein, which yields MAQESIRFRIRPDGRVEELVEGIQGLACEQLTERIEARLGSVLQRSSTAESFQPAIRRQSQSQTTQLS from the coding sequence ATGGCACAGGAATCCATCCGTTTCCGCATCCGGCCCGATGGTCGGGTCGAGGAGCTGGTGGAGGGAATCCAGGGCCTTGCCTGCGAGCAGCTCACCGAGCGGATCGAGGCTCGCCTTGGCTCCGTTCTGCAGCGGAGCAGCACCGCGGAGTCCTTCCAGCCCGCCATCCGGCGTCAGTCCCAATCCCAGACCACCCAGCTCTCTTGA
- a CDS encoding DUF3143 domain-containing protein encodes MSALPPETTPLYNHPLPALEAWLLHLGASRRPSDPCLWDLHRPCWSASIELEVEDLKVSWQADGQECVRQFPYGLSRADVEAAILAGP; translated from the coding sequence ATGTCCGCTCTCCCCCCCGAGACCACCCCCCTCTACAACCACCCCCTGCCGGCCCTGGAGGCCTGGCTGCTCCATCTCGGAGCCAGCCGCCGGCCGTCCGACCCCTGCCTCTGGGATCTGCACCGCCCCTGCTGGAGCGCGAGCATCGAGCTGGAGGTGGAGGACCTCAAGGTGAGCTGGCAGGCGGATGGGCAGGAATGTGTTCGCCAGTTCCCCTACGGACTCTCCCGCGCCGATGTGGAGGCGGCGATCCTGGCGGGACCGTGA
- the rsmG gene encoding 16S rRNA (guanine(527)-N(7))-methyltransferase RsmG, which produces MASATGSRAADGVSRGQLWAALGWQPSSVQEEQLERLQEQLRHWNSRLNLTRLVDGDDYWIAQVFDSLWPLVPLLTNRGSSSEPLQLIDVGTGCGFPGLAVAVALPQAHLTLVDSVGRKLEAVGAMAEALGLGDRVTLHCERAERTGRRPDGRGRFDWALARAVASAPVVAEYLIPLLKPEGMALLYRGQWTAADRQDLERACKPLLARVVAVDQRHLPGGRGCRHAVVLSPAGPCPGVYPRAVGVPARQPLGTRSGR; this is translated from the coding sequence ATGGCGTCCGCCACCGGATCCCGGGCTGCCGACGGAGTCAGCCGCGGTCAGCTCTGGGCGGCCCTGGGCTGGCAACCCAGCTCCGTCCAGGAAGAGCAGCTGGAGCGGCTGCAGGAGCAACTGCGGCACTGGAACAGCCGGCTCAACCTCACCCGGCTGGTGGACGGTGACGACTACTGGATCGCCCAGGTGTTCGACAGCCTCTGGCCGCTCGTGCCGCTGCTGACCAACCGCGGATCCAGCAGCGAGCCGCTTCAGCTGATCGATGTGGGAACCGGCTGCGGCTTCCCGGGCCTGGCGGTGGCCGTGGCACTCCCCCAGGCCCACCTCACCCTGGTGGACTCGGTGGGACGCAAACTGGAGGCCGTGGGGGCGATGGCGGAGGCTCTGGGGCTGGGGGACAGGGTGACCCTGCACTGCGAGCGGGCGGAACGCACCGGCCGCAGGCCGGATGGCCGTGGCCGGTTCGACTGGGCGCTGGCGCGGGCCGTCGCCAGTGCCCCGGTCGTTGCCGAGTACCTCATTCCGCTGCTGAAGCCCGAGGGAATGGCCCTGCTCTACCGCGGCCAGTGGACTGCCGCCGACCGGCAGGATCTGGAACGGGCCTGCAAGCCCCTCCTGGCTCGGGTGGTCGCAGTGGACCAGCGGCATCTTCCGGGAGGACGGGGCTGCCGTCATGCCGTGGTTCTCAGCCCGGCGGGGCCCTGCCCCGGGGTCTATCCCCGGGCGGTGGGCGTTCCCGCCAGGCAACCCCTTGGCACCAGGTCAGGACGCTGA
- a CDS encoding aldo/keto reductase yields the protein MIPTRRFGRTELAMPVLSLGGMRFQQSWTDLPPDQITAESQANLRATLEEARAAGLHHLETARHYGSSERQLGWLLHDLADPNRILQTKVPPQADARAFEAELSLSFQRLGVERVDLLAIHGINRPEHLEATLRPGGCLAVVRQWQRQGRIGHVGFSTHASLSLIEEAIASDAFDYVNLHWYFIRQDNRPAIDRAMAHDMGVFVISPTDKGGHLHTPSARLIELCAPLHPIVFNDLFCLAAEGIHTISVGAARPADLELHLEAVGLLDQAPALLPPVLERLETAREEALGRQWLSSWREGLPDWQDTPGELNLPVLLWLHNLLEAWDLEGFARARYGLLGNGGHWFPGANADVLDAVVSEGSLDRALRHSPWRREIPALLRRLRERVGGHAVQRLSSAS from the coding sequence ATGATTCCCACCCGTCGCTTCGGGCGCACCGAGCTGGCCATGCCGGTGCTCTCCCTCGGCGGGATGCGGTTCCAGCAGAGCTGGACCGACCTGCCCCCCGACCAGATCACGGCCGAGAGTCAGGCCAACCTCCGCGCCACGCTGGAGGAGGCCAGGGCAGCCGGGCTTCACCATCTGGAAACGGCCCGCCACTACGGCAGCTCGGAGCGGCAGCTGGGCTGGCTGCTCCATGACCTTGCCGATCCAAACCGGATACTGCAGACCAAGGTGCCTCCCCAGGCGGATGCCCGGGCGTTCGAGGCTGAACTCAGCCTCAGCTTCCAGCGGCTGGGTGTGGAGCGTGTGGACCTGCTGGCCATTCACGGCATCAATCGGCCCGAACACCTCGAGGCCACCCTCCGGCCTGGAGGTTGTCTGGCCGTGGTGCGGCAGTGGCAGCGCCAGGGGCGGATCGGCCATGTGGGCTTCTCCACCCATGCCAGCCTCAGCCTGATCGAGGAGGCCATCGCCTCCGATGCCTTCGATTACGTCAATCTGCACTGGTATTTCATTCGCCAGGACAACCGGCCCGCCATCGATCGGGCGATGGCCCATGACATGGGTGTGTTCGTGATCAGTCCCACGGACAAGGGCGGGCATCTGCACACGCCGTCAGCCCGCCTGATCGAGTTGTGCGCGCCGTTGCACCCGATCGTGTTCAACGACCTGTTCTGCCTGGCGGCCGAGGGCATCCACACCATCTCCGTCGGCGCCGCCCGTCCGGCTGACCTGGAGCTTCACCTCGAAGCCGTGGGGCTGCTGGATCAGGCGCCCGCCCTGCTGCCGCCCGTGCTGGAGCGCCTGGAGACAGCCCGGGAGGAAGCCCTGGGGAGGCAATGGCTTTCCAGCTGGCGTGAGGGGCTGCCCGATTGGCAGGACACCCCAGGTGAGCTCAATCTGCCTGTCCTGCTCTGGCTCCACAACCTGCTGGAGGCCTGGGATCTGGAAGGCTTCGCGCGGGCGCGCTACGGCCTGCTTGGCAACGGTGGTCACTGGTTCCCCGGCGCCAACGCCGACGTTCTCGATGCGGTGGTGAGCGAGGGGAGCCTGGATCGCGCCCTGCGGCACAGTCCCTGGCGCAGGGAGATTCCCGCTCTCCTCAGGCGTCTGCGGGAGAGGGTGGGCGGCCACGCCGTGCAACGGCTCAGTTCAGCGTCCTGA
- a CDS encoding ferredoxin encodes MAPEPGSLAMQAVDPALAFRDAASLAAPSPTGLEPVLAGALREQAVWVDEAVCIGCRYCAHVAANTFLVEERWGRSRAIRQDGDSTALIQEAIDTCPVDCIHWVAYEELPALADQLAQQDLQPLGFPSPARVKRTLPRRSAPTPSQ; translated from the coding sequence ATGGCGCCGGAGCCCGGCTCCCTGGCCATGCAGGCGGTGGATCCGGCCCTCGCCTTCCGTGACGCCGCTTCCCTCGCCGCCCCCTCCCCCACCGGACTGGAGCCTGTGCTGGCCGGTGCCCTGCGCGAGCAGGCTGTCTGGGTGGATGAAGCGGTGTGCATCGGCTGCCGCTACTGCGCCCACGTGGCGGCCAATACATTCCTGGTGGAGGAGCGCTGGGGGCGATCCCGGGCCATCCGCCAGGACGGAGACAGCACGGCGCTCATTCAGGAGGCGATCGACACCTGCCCGGTGGACTGCATCCACTGGGTGGCTTACGAAGAGCTGCCTGCCCTGGCCGATCAGCTGGCCCAGCAGGACCTCCAGCCCCTGGGGTTTCCCAGCCCCGCCAGGGTCAAGCGCACCCTGCCCCGTCGTTCCGCCCCCACGCCTTCGCAGTGA
- a CDS encoding J domain-containing protein, whose product MPLPPFGASPSHYTLLQLPSSASPEELRQAFRSLSKLYHPDTTSLPVEEAAEAFQRLKQAYAVLSNPESRRRYDAELLRAMAPVRLQTALPADPLPAPQTVTPGRPMSGRRSLSGGEWLALLLLALALVLSLVLGVGLALARGMELARLPSWWPPG is encoded by the coding sequence GTGCCGTTGCCACCCTTCGGCGCCAGCCCCAGCCACTACACGCTGCTGCAGTTGCCCTCCTCGGCCAGCCCGGAGGAGTTGCGGCAGGCGTTCCGCAGCCTCAGCAAGCTCTACCACCCGGACACCACCTCCCTTCCCGTGGAGGAGGCCGCCGAGGCCTTCCAGCGGCTCAAGCAGGCCTACGCCGTGCTGAGCAACCCGGAAAGCCGCCGCCGCTACGACGCTGAGCTGCTTCGGGCCATGGCCCCGGTCCGCCTCCAGACGGCTCTGCCTGCCGATCCCTTGCCGGCGCCCCAGACCGTGACGCCCGGACGCCCGATGTCGGGGCGCCGTTCCCTCTCCGGAGGGGAGTGGCTGGCCCTGCTGCTGCTGGCCCTCGCCCTTGTGCTCAGCCTGGTGCTGGGGGTGGGCCTGGCCCTGGCCAGGGGGATGGAGCTGGCTCGCCTGCCCAGCTGGTGGCCCCCGGGCTGA
- a CDS encoding DUF1257 domain-containing protein: MSHFSTVKTELRDREALLAALQDLGHDPREGELPVRGYRGQTELAHMAIAQPNGADIGFRLNPATGSYELVTDLDLWSQRVPIERFLAQLTQRYALRTILAATDDEGFQVSEQIDQVDGSIELVVTRWS, encoded by the coding sequence ATGTCCCACTTCAGCACCGTCAAGACCGAACTGCGCGATCGCGAGGCCCTGCTGGCCGCCCTCCAGGATCTTGGCCACGATCCCCGGGAAGGCGAGCTTCCGGTGCGCGGTTACCGGGGGCAGACCGAACTGGCTCACATGGCCATCGCCCAGCCCAACGGCGCCGACATCGGCTTTCGCCTCAACCCCGCCACCGGCTCCTACGAACTCGTCACCGACCTCGACCTCTGGTCCCAGCGGGTGCCGATCGAGCGCTTTCTGGCCCAGCTGACCCAGCGCTACGCCCTGCGCACCATCCTCGCCGCCACCGACGACGAAGGTTTCCAGGTGAGTGAGCAGATCGACCAGGTCGATGGCAGCATCGAGCTGGTGGTGACCCGCTGGAGCTGA